The following are encoded in a window of Vigna unguiculata cultivar IT97K-499-35 chromosome 8, ASM411807v1, whole genome shotgun sequence genomic DNA:
- the LOC114193386 gene encoding uncharacterized protein LOC114193386 — MASSSRTTKSSGPVLRSSLSHSTKFCSYSTSNAPFRSSSSSFFDNSHSHMPHRSTSPTRVNVISTAPSPSVRFALDRSISPSRTVSSHVIVKKHHRHVTVQKKTCMCSPTNHPGSFRCSLHKNSHNHTSAGSFPSNRLNMRRSAMKNSLVRIGGVEGEWVKRALTALIRPSSHQQRRRSAFEPRPSRLSIMSKSEEDL; from the coding sequence ATGGCGAGTTCTTCCAGAACAACAAAATCTAGTGGACCAGTGCTTCGTTCTTCTCTCTCACATTCTACCAAATTCTGTTCTTATTCAACGTCAAACGCACCGTTTCGCTCGTCTTCTTCAAGCTTCTTCGACAATTCTCACTCGCACATGCCGCACCGTTCAACTTCCCCGACGCGTGTTAACGTAATCAGCACGGCGCCATCTCCCTCCGTCCGGTTTGCCCTCGACCGATCCATCTCCCCGAGCCGGACCGTGTCGAGCCACGTAATCGTCAAGAAGCACCACCGCCACGTTACGGTTCAGAAGAAAACGTGTATGTGTTCCCCTACCAATCATCCCGGTTCGTTCCGCTGCAGCCTCCACAAGAACAGTCACAACCACACATCCGCCGGTTCGTTTCCCTCAAACCGGCTCAACATGCGTCGTTCCGCTATGAAGAACTCGCTCGTCAGAATCGGAGGCGTCGAAGGTGAGTGGGTGAAACGCGCTCTCACCGCGTTGATTCGTCCTTCCTCGCATCAACAGAGGAGAAGATCCGCGTTCGAACCGAGACCGAGTCGTCTCTCGATCATGTCCAAATCGGAAGAGGATCTGTAA